Proteins encoded within one genomic window of Macadamia integrifolia cultivar HAES 741 unplaced genomic scaffold, SCU_Mint_v3 scaffold1178, whole genome shotgun sequence:
- the LOC122063017 gene encoding zinc finger protein ZAT12-like yields MKRNGGEGTIDSLSMANCLMLLASGGGIETETMMTMDHSSGRTFECKTCNRKFPSFQALGGHRASHKKPRLMGLELGLGVDDTHQQAQQQMKPKTHECSICGLEFAIGQALGGHMRRHRAAVTGGGGANLSLLPPQPPPPTKTTSQVAVLKKSQSRRVFCLDLDLNLTPFENEIGLEFGLGKMSPVPSLIA; encoded by the coding sequence ATGAAGAGAAACGGAGGTGAAGGAACCATAGACAGCTTATCCATGGCGAATTGCTTGATGTTGCTGGCCAGTGGAGGAGGAATTGAGACCGAGACGATGATGACCATGGACCACTCCTCCGGCCGAACCTTCGAATGCAAGACCTGCAACCGTAAGTTTCCATCGTTCCAAGCACTAGGAGGACACAGAGCCAGCCACAAGAAGCCTAGATTGATGGGACTTGAGTTGGGATTAGGAGTAGATGATACCCATCAACAAGCACAGCAACAGATGAAACCCAAGACCCACGAGTGTTCAATTTGTGGACTTGAGTTTGCGATTGGGCAAGCTTTGGGTGGTCATATGAGACGCCACAGAGCCGCCGTCACCGGAGGCGGCGGTGCCAACTTATCCCTTCTGCCgccacaaccaccaccaccgacGAAGACGACTTCACAAGTTGCAGTGTTGAAGAAGTCTCAGAGTAGAAGGGTTTTTTGCTTGGACTTGGACTTGAATTTAACACCTTTTGAGAACGAGATTGGATTGGAGTTCGGACTTGGGAAGATGTCTCCTGTCCCGTCCTTGATTGCTTGa
- the LOC122063009 gene encoding uncharacterized protein LOC122063009, which produces MLRRLLPWILGHNLPPKSQRDEVTIVPPPEQGGRSQGGPRGQVRGKEPAASLEYLYTPCYGVSREQSVFDDANVAPAMVIEGALPKDRSHLSGMKFSSFLERCYTQLAGDQAVLGKVLVRAEQ; this is translated from the exons ATGTTGAGGAGGCTGTTGCCGTGGATACTAGGCCACAATCTACCTCCGAAGAGTCAACGGGATGAGGTTACCATTGTGCCCCCTCCTGAACAAGGTGGTAGGAGCCAAGGGGGTCCTAGGGGTCAGGTCAGGGGGAAGGAGCCAGCTGCTTCTCTTGAATATTTGTACACTCCCTGCTACGGGGTTTCTCGCGAGCAATCTGTCTTCGATGATGCCAATGTAGCTCCCGCCATGGTGATCGAAGGGGCTCTTCCAAAGGACAGGTCACACCTGTCAGGCATGAAGTTTAgctcttttcttgagagatgttatACGCAGCTGGCTGGG GATCAAGCTGTGCTTGGTAAGGTTCTCGTTCGAGCTGAGCAGTAG
- the LOC122063013 gene encoding uncharacterized protein LOC122063013, producing MSFQSKGFWIAKGPGCLTDGDMAYDNSSRIEPKRAHQWFIDGSEPELFPNKKQAIESSNSKPILGITNVGVSPWENTSSFQSVSGQFSDRLFGSETARTINFGGRNISSVNAGNLNMVRKGVEEQFGNDPSVGLSISQTMEDPDSSLSYGGIRKVKINQVKDSDNSMSVSMGQTYNTGDNVTMSMGHSFNKRDENTISMGHIYNRGNESNISMGHTYVRGDASTLSMGHTHNRGNDNTISMGQGPHGYSRGSDNTISMGQSYNRGDDNSISIGHNYSGGDENTVSMGHTYNRGDENMSMGQAYGKGDGNTISMGHNYDKGEEHTISMGHNFNKGEGSTVSMTLTYDKGDSNIISMGHIYNKGDNIISMGGHTFDKVEGNTISFGGYDEEPEINPSGYDLLISQSSVQPSEALGRKEPVDSSADLLVSATPLVACGSETVPKNKMELKMSKKVAPNNFPSNVKSLLSTGMLDGVTVKYISWSREKELRGVIKGSGYLCSCQLCNFSKPLNAYEFERHAGCKTKHPNNHIFFENGKTVYGIVQELRSTPQNLLFEAIQTVTGSPINQKAFRIWKESFEAATRELQRIYGKDELQQPKKELL from the exons ATG TCTTTCCAGAGCAAGGGCTTTTGGATTGCAAAGGGTCCTGGTTGTTTAACAGATGGAGATATGGCTTATGATAACTCATCCAGAATTGAACCAAAGCGTGCTCATCAATGGTTTATAGATGGTAGTGAACCAGAGTTATTTCCTAACAAGAAGCAAGCAATAGAATCTTCAAATAGCAAGCCGATTTTGGGGATTACAAATGTGGGTGTTTCTCCATGGGAAAATACTTCGAGTTTCCAGTCAGTCTCAGGCCAGTTCAGTGACCGATTATTTGGATCTGAGACTGCAAGGACTATAAATTTTGGTGGTAGGAACATTTCATCTGTCAATGCTGGGAATTTGAATATGGTAAGAAAGGGTGTTGAGGAACAATTTGGAAATGACCCATCTGTTGGTTTATCTATATCTCAGACAATGGAAGATCCTGATTCATCTCTTAGTTATGGTGGTATcagaaaagttaaaattaatCAGGTCAAGGACTCTGACAATAGCATGTCTGTATCAATGGGACAAACATACAATACAGGGGACAATGTTACCATGTCAATGGGTCACTCCTTTAACAAGAGAGATGAAAACACTATATCCATGGGTCATATCTATAATAGGGGGAATGAGAGTAACATATCAATGGGTCACACTTATGTTAGGGGTGATGCAAGTACCTTATCCATGGGCCACACCCATAACAGGGGGAATGATAATACCATATCAATGGGTCAGGGGCCTCATGGCTATAGCAGGGGGAGCGATAATACAATATCAATGGGTCAGAGCTATAACAGGGGAGATGACAACTCCATATCAATTGGTCACAATTACAGTGGGGGGGATGAAAATACTGTATCAATGGGCCACACCTATAATAGGGGGGATGAAAACATGTCAATGGGTCAGGCCTATGGTAAGGGGGATGGGAATACCATATCAATGGGTCACAACTATGATAAGGGTGAAGAACATACCATATCAATGGGTCACAACTTTAATAAAGGGGAAGGAAGTACAGTGTCAATGACTCTTACCTATGATAAGGGGGATAGCAACATCATATCAATGGGTCACATCTACAACAAGGGAGATAATATCATCTCAATGGGGGGGCATACTTTTGACAAGGTGGAGGGCAACACCATATCATTTGGAggctatgatgaagaaccagaGATAAACCCATCAGGCTATGACTTGTTAATTAGTCAATCTTCTGTTCAGCCCTCAGAAGCACTTGGCAGGAAGGAGCCAGTTGATTCAAGTGCAGATCTTCTTGTAAGTGCTACTCCTTTGGTAGCATGTGGAAGTGAGACAGTTCCTAAGAATAAGATGGAGCTAAAAATGTCGAAAAAGGTAGCTCCCAATAATTTCCCATCAAATGTCAAAAGCTTGTTATCAACTGGTATGCTTGATGGAGTGACTGTGAAGTATATATCCTGGTCGCGAGAG AAGGAGCTTCGTGGAGTTATTAAAGGTTCTGGATATTTATGCAGCTGTCAGTTATGTAATTTTTCTAAG CCACTAAATGCTTATGAGTTTGAGCGCCATGCTGGTTGCAAGACAAAGCACCCAAATAATCACATTTTCTTTGAGAACGGGAAGACTGTCTATGGGATTGTCCAAGAACTAAGGAGTACTCCTCAGAACTTGTTGTTTGAAGCAATTCAAACTGTGACAGGTTCGCCGATCAATCAGAAGGCCTTCCGTATATGGAAAG AATCGTTTGAAGCAGCTACCCGTGAACTTCAGCGTATCTATGGCAAGGATGAATTACAACAACCAAAAAAGGAGCTTCTTTGA